In a single window of the Anaerocolumna cellulosilytica genome:
- a CDS encoding SMI1/KNR4 family protein — MIDEVLLEKTKKMTGAFFTGGVAEELIEKLSEDLEVELPKSYKEFLRKFGEGGLSGTYTFGIENEDYSSAKEKTKKFRKELNISNKHIVVAKIRTEDEEYILCLDTANLSNGECPVIKYDMLNKNETKIQNNFADYFNSVTEREYQEELSYQNDKQ; from the coding sequence GTGATTGATGAAGTATTACTTGAAAAAACAAAGAAAATGACAGGAGCCTTTTTTACTGGTGGTGTTGCGGAAGAATTAATCGAAAAGTTAAGTGAGGACTTGGAAGTTGAGTTACCTAAAAGTTACAAAGAATTCTTGAGAAAATTTGGAGAAGGTGGGTTATCAGGCACATATACATTTGGAATCGAAAATGAAGATTATTCAAGTGCAAAAGAGAAAACGAAAAAATTTAGAAAAGAATTAAATATATCAAATAAGCATATAGTTGTTGCAAAAATAAGAACAGAGGACGAAGAGTACATTTTGTGTTTAGATACTGCTAATCTTTCAAATGGTGAATGCCCTGTTATAAAATATGATATGCTTAATAAAAATGAGACTAAAATTCAAAATAACTTTGCCGATTACTTTAATTCAGTTACAGAAAGGGAATATCAAGAAGAATTAAGTTATCAAAATGACAAACAATAA